Proteins encoded within one genomic window of Corvus hawaiiensis isolate bCorHaw1 chromosome 9, bCorHaw1.pri.cur, whole genome shotgun sequence:
- the HEBP2 gene encoding heme-binding protein 2 yields MIKSFKQTFLSLDLQSPRWSSAEAMVKDYELRQYETAKWVSTVIRGETQKEAMRQGFWKLFHYIQGKNEKEMKIDMTVPVTCLVKSGCTDFKISFFVPFEHQDYPPQPTDSDVFIEERKATALFVRSFGGFASPEKYAEEADTLARTLRNRGQPFHEDFFYTAGYDSPFKLFNRHNEVWYFKK; encoded by the exons ATGATCAAGTCCTTCAAGCAAACATTTCTGTCCCTGGACCTGCAGTCCCCTCGGTGGAGCTCAGCAGAGGCAATG GTGAAGGACTATGAACTGCGTCAGTATGAGACAGCAAAGTGGGTCAGCACAGTCATTAGGGGAGAAACCCAGAAGGAAGCAATGCGCCAGGGCTTTTGGAAACTCTTCCACTATATCCAGGGAAAGAACGAAAAAG AAATGAAGATTGATATGACTGTGCCAGTGACCTGCCTGGTAAAATCAGGCTGCACAGACttcaagatttctttctttgtgcCATTTGAACACCAGGACTACCCCCCCCAGCCCACTGACTCTGATGTGTTCATTGAGGAACGGAAGGCAACAGCTCTCTTTGTCCG GTCCTTCGGTGGATTCGCCTCCCCAGAGAAATATGCTGAGGAAGCAGACACCTTGGCCAGAACCTTAAGAAACAGAGGCCAACCATTCCACGAAGACTTCTTCTATACTGCGGGCTATGACAGTCCCTTCAAGCTCTTCAACAGGCACAATGAAGTgtggtattttaaaaagtaa
- the ZBTB37 gene encoding zinc finger and BTB domain-containing protein 37 isoform X1, producing the protein MEKSGNIQLEIPDFSNSVLSHLNQLRMQGRLCDIVVNVQGQAFRAHKVVLAASSPYFRDHMSLNEMSTVSISVIKNPSVFEQLLSFCYTGRICLQLADIISYLTAASFLQMQHIIDKCTQILEGIHFKINVAEVEVELSQTRTKHQERPPESHRVTPNLNRSLSPRHNTPKGSRLGQVSTVLDIRELSPPEESTSPQIIEQSSDVEGREPILRINRAGQWYVETGMGERGARNDEDMRVLGGVRIKTENLEEWLGTEHQPSGEDGSSAEEVTAMVIDTTGHGSLGQEAFALGSSGTKVVRPTSSEIDRFSPSGSMVAVTERYRSKSESPGRMDEPKQPSSQGEESAMLGVSGYVEYLREQEVSERWFRYNPRLTCIYCAKSFNQKGSLDRHMRLHMGITPFVCRMCGKKYTRKDQLEYHIRKHTGNKPFHCHVCGKSFPFQAILNQHFRKNHPGCLPLEGPHSISPETTVTSRGQAEEESPPQEEAVAVGETAQGSVSTTGPD; encoded by the exons aTGGAGAAGAGTGGGAACATTCAGCTGGAGATTCCTGACTTCAGTAACTCTGTCCTGAGCCACCTGAACCAGCTGCGCATGCAGGGTCGGCTGTGTGACATCGTGGTCAATGTGCAGGGCCAGGCTTTCCGTGCGCACAAGGTGGTGCTGGCTGCCAGCTCGCCCTACTTCCGTGACCACATGTCCCTGAATGAGATGAGCACCGTGTCCATCTCTGTCATCAAGAACCCTTCTGTTTTtgagcagctcctctccttcTGCTACACTGGCAGGATATGTCTGCAGCTGGCTGACATCATCAGTTACCTGACAGCTGCCagtttcttgcagatgcagcaCATCATAGACAAATGCACACAGATCCTTGAGGGGattcatttcaaaattaatgtGGCGGAGGTGGAAGTGGAATTGAGCCAGACCAGGACAAAGCATCAGGAGAGACCACCCGAGTCTCACCGGGTGACGCCAAATCTAAACCGTTCCCTGAGCCCACGTCACAACACCCCCAAGGGGAGTCGCCTGGGCCAGGTTAGCACAGTGCTGGATATTCGGGAGCTCAGCCCACCTGAGGAGTCCACCAGCCCCCAGATAATCGAGCAGAGTTCAGATGTGGAAGGCAGGGAGCCCATCCTGCGGATTAACAGAGCAGGACAGTGGTACGTTGAGACGGGAATGGGAGAGCGCGGGGCACGGAACGACGAGGACATGCGGGTGCTGGGAGGAGTGCGCATTAAGACAGAAAACCTGGAGGagtggctggggacagagcacCAGCCCTCAGGAGAAGATGGGAGCAGCGCTGAGGAGGTCACGGCCATGGTAATCGACACCACGGGCCATGGATCGCTGGGTCAGGAGGCTTTTGCCTTAGGGTCCTCTGGAACCAAAGTGGTCAGGCCAACCAGCAGTGAGATTGACAG ATTTAGTCCTTCTGGCAGCATGGTTGCTGTGACTGAGCGGTACAGATCAAAAAGCGAGTCTCCCGGGCGGATGGATGAGCCCAAGCAGCCCAGTTCCCAG GGGGAGGAATCAGCCATGCTTGGAGTGAGCGGTTATGTGGAATATCTGCGGGAGCAGGAGGTTTCAGAGCGCTGGTTCCGCTACAACCCACGGCTCACATGTATTTACTGCGCCAAATCCTTCAACCAGAAGGGTAGCCTGGACCGGCACATGCGGCTCCACATGGGCATCACACCTTTTGTCTGCCGCATGTGTGGGAAGAAGTACACCCGCAAGGATCAGCTGGAATATCACATCCGCAAGCACACGGGCAACAAGCCCTTCCACTGCCATGTGTGCGGGAAAAGCTTCCCTTTCCAGGCCATCCTCAACCAGCACTTTCGCAAGAACCACCCTGGCTGTTTGCCCCTGGAGGGGCCCCACAGCATCTCCCCTGAGACGACTGTCACATCCCGGgggcaggcagaggaggaaTCTCCTCCACAGGAGGAGGCTGTGGCAGTGGGGGAGACGGCACAGGGATCTGTGTCCACAACTGGGCCAGATTGA
- the ZBTB37 gene encoding zinc finger and BTB domain-containing protein 37 isoform X2: MEKSGNIQLEIPDFSNSVLSHLNQLRMQGRLCDIVVNVQGQAFRAHKVVLAASSPYFRDHMSLNEMSTVSISVIKNPSVFEQLLSFCYTGRICLQLADIISYLTAASFLQMQHIIDKCTQILEGIHFKINVAEVEVELSQTRTKHQERPPESHRVTPNLNRSLSPRHNTPKGSRLGQVSTVLDIRELSPPEESTSPQIIEQSSDVEGREPILRINRAGQWYVETGMGERGARNDEDMRVLGGVRIKTENLEEWLGTEHQPSGEDGSSAEEVTAMVIDTTGHGSLGQEAFALGSSGTKVVRPTSSEIDRFSPSGSMVAVTERYRSKSESPGRMDEPKQPSSQATNS; encoded by the exons aTGGAGAAGAGTGGGAACATTCAGCTGGAGATTCCTGACTTCAGTAACTCTGTCCTGAGCCACCTGAACCAGCTGCGCATGCAGGGTCGGCTGTGTGACATCGTGGTCAATGTGCAGGGCCAGGCTTTCCGTGCGCACAAGGTGGTGCTGGCTGCCAGCTCGCCCTACTTCCGTGACCACATGTCCCTGAATGAGATGAGCACCGTGTCCATCTCTGTCATCAAGAACCCTTCTGTTTTtgagcagctcctctccttcTGCTACACTGGCAGGATATGTCTGCAGCTGGCTGACATCATCAGTTACCTGACAGCTGCCagtttcttgcagatgcagcaCATCATAGACAAATGCACACAGATCCTTGAGGGGattcatttcaaaattaatgtGGCGGAGGTGGAAGTGGAATTGAGCCAGACCAGGACAAAGCATCAGGAGAGACCACCCGAGTCTCACCGGGTGACGCCAAATCTAAACCGTTCCCTGAGCCCACGTCACAACACCCCCAAGGGGAGTCGCCTGGGCCAGGTTAGCACAGTGCTGGATATTCGGGAGCTCAGCCCACCTGAGGAGTCCACCAGCCCCCAGATAATCGAGCAGAGTTCAGATGTGGAAGGCAGGGAGCCCATCCTGCGGATTAACAGAGCAGGACAGTGGTACGTTGAGACGGGAATGGGAGAGCGCGGGGCACGGAACGACGAGGACATGCGGGTGCTGGGAGGAGTGCGCATTAAGACAGAAAACCTGGAGGagtggctggggacagagcacCAGCCCTCAGGAGAAGATGGGAGCAGCGCTGAGGAGGTCACGGCCATGGTAATCGACACCACGGGCCATGGATCGCTGGGTCAGGAGGCTTTTGCCTTAGGGTCCTCTGGAACCAAAGTGGTCAGGCCAACCAGCAGTGAGATTGACAG ATTTAGTCCTTCTGGCAGCATGGTTGCTGTGACTGAGCGGTACAGATCAAAAAGCGAGTCTCCCGGGCGGATGGATGAGCCCAAGCAGCCCAGTTCCCAG GCCACCAACTCCTGA